The Archangium primigenium genomic interval TTCGCCGGCATGCAGCGCTACGCGGGCCTGTGGACGGGTGACTCCGCCTCCACCTGGGAGTTCCTGCGGATCAACATCCCCGAGGTACTCAACCTGGGCCTGTCCGGAATCCCCATCTCGGGCTGCGACATCGGCGGGTTTGCCAAGGACCCGGGCACCCCCTCCGAGGTCGTCGGCGATCCGTTCAAGGGCGCCAAGGTGGAGGGCGGCGTCACCAATTACGAACTCCTCACCCGCTGGATGACGCTCGGCTCGTTCCTGCCCTGGTACCGCAACCACTACGACGGCTACAACAAGCAGTTCCAAGAGCCGTATGCCTACGGAGAGCCCGTCCCCACCCACTGCCGCAAGTTCGTGGAGCTGCGCTACCGCATGCTGCAGCTCTACTACGACAGCATGTACCAGGCGACGCAGACGGGCCTGCCGATCGCCCGGGCGCTCTTCCTCAACGATCCCCAGGATCCCCGGGTCTACGATTACCTGGATCAGCAGTTCTTCATCGGCCGTGACTTCCTGGTGGCGCCCATCACCCAACCAGGCGAAGGCGCTCCGCCGGTGGCGACCCGGTCCGTGTACCTGCCCGCTGGCAGCCAGTGGTACGCCTTCAAGGACAACCAGGCGCCACTCGACGCGCCGGTGGACGGCGGCACCCTGATCGACAACTGGGTGGCGGCGCTCGACCAGGTGCCCACCTACGTCCGCGCCGGGGCCATCCTGCCCTTCCGCGAGCTGGAGCAGTACGTGGGCGAGAATCCCGAGAACCCGCTCACCTTCAACATCTACCCGGGGCCAGACAGCGTCTACTCGCTGTACCAGGATGACGGAACCACCACCCAGGCCGAACTCCAACAGGCCTACCGGCTCACCGAGATCAGCCACACGGGCATCTCCGGCGGCCAGATCGTCCAGGTGCGGCGCGTGTTCGACCAGTACACCCCTCCGGCGAAGTTCTACTACGTCGCCCTGGTCGGAACCCGGGCGCCCTCCTCCGTCACGCTCGACGACGCGGCGCTTGCCGATGCCGGGGACCCGGACAGCCTCTCCTCGTCCCCGGGCAACGCCTACTACTGGAACCAGGACATCCAGGTCACCTTCATCAAGGTCTTCGACACCCAGCCCGACCGCTCGGTCACGGCGATGTACCTGTAGACCAATCGCTCTCCATACATACGAGGGTTTCCATGATTTCGCGGCACGGACTCGGCAAATCCGCCACCATCTATTTCACCTGCACCTGGAGCCAACGGCTCGAGGGTGAGCTCAAGCCGGGCGGCAAGCTTGGCCTCTACTACGATCCACACCGGATGCCGCTGGCCCCCGATTACCTCTTTGGTATGCCCGGCCAGCCCATCACGGTGCACGTGCGGTTCTCCGAGAAGGGCCCGGTGCAGAGCAAGGTGCTGTGGTCGCGCTCCGGCATCCTTCGCCATGTCGAGAAGGATCCGACGGGCCACGGCGCGATGCTCCTCCAGGAGTTCGTCGTCCCCGCGGATGCCGAGGAGCTCCGCGTCTGGTTCGACTACCGGGGCAGTGATGGCCAGGTGCACTACGACAGCGACTACGGCCGCGACTACCGGTTCCGGTTCGTGACCCGGGATCTCCGGGTGCACCCGGTGCCGCCATCGGAGCACGGCGCCTCGCGCCAGCTCCGGCTCGCGGTCAACCCGGAGGCCACGCAGGTCCGCGTGCGCTACCGCGTGCTCGAAAAAGGCGTTCCTGGCCAGGTCCGGGAGGCGCCGCTCACGGACACCGGTGCCCGCGACCCGGAGGGGGGCCACATCTGGCTCCTCCCCCACGCGGTGCTCCCGAGCGCGGTGCCCGTGGTCTTCGACCTGGCCTACCAGCTCGGTGGCCGTACCTACGTCGACGACAACAGCGGCAGGCATTTTCGGAAGGACTGAGTCAAAGCCGTCGCCGTGGACCCGCCGCCAGGCCCGCCTCCACGGGCGTGGCGGCGGGTGATGATTTGATGGGGCCGACCCGTGGACGCGAAGACGTCCGCCCCCTCGGCCGAGCCACATGTCGGGGATGTCCTTGTCGGAGTGTTCATGAATTCGAGCAGTCAGCGACGCATCGAGATGCATCTACAGCACGGCGAGAGTCTGGTCGCGAGGTCCGCTGGCGGAGCGTGGGCCGAGTGCGAGCCGCACCACGACCTGCCGCACGTCTACACCGTCGACACGGGAACCTTGGCCCCCGGGGAGCCGTTCCGGTACGTGGTGCGCCGCGCCGACGGCACCGAGCGAGCGGAGCGATTCTTCGCCCATTCGCTTGAGCGGGGCGGGCCGATGGACGTCTGGGAAGGGATCCGTGCCATCGACAACGCCTTCTACGCCACCGAAGTCCGGGAGCACCTCGAGCGCCGCGGGTTCGCCGTGGTCCGACGCGTCCTGTCCGAGGATCTGCTGAGCACCTTGCGCGCTGTCGTGCAGCCCCTCATCACCGACGTATGGGAGGCGAACAGGGCGGCGCACCGGGACAAGATCAACCTGGAGAAGGTGCTGCTGCATGTTCCCCATCTCCTCCAGGCGCTGGCCGAGAAGGTGGGGCCGCTCCTCAAGAGCATCCTGGGGAACGAGGTGTTCCTCGAGTACGAGCAGGTCATGGTGGTGCGCGCGGGGACCGCGTATGCCACCAAGTGCCACCGGGATGTCGATGGCGGCAAGGCTGGCTACTCCGAGGCCTCGCGGCGCCACAAGGGCTCGGTGCACCTCTGGATCCCGCTCGTCGACATCGACGCGACGCGGGCGTGCATGTATGTCGATCCGTTCGATGCGCCCGGACAGTCCCTCGACATGACGATGCGGGCCGGCGACGCACTGTTCCTGCACAACTACGTGTGGCACGGGAGCCGCGCCAACACCTCTGGGGTGGACCGCATCTCCTGGCTGCTGAACTTCGCCCCCGCGCCGAGCCACGATGAGAGCAACCCGGGCGCCGACCTCAACCTCCAGCTCCTGCGCGGTGGAGTGCCCACGGACCTGGCCCCCGACGTGTGCAACCGGTTGGCCCAGGAGAAACACAGGTTCCTGAACCTCTTCGACGCATTCTTCACGTACGACCCGTCCCAGCTGCGCATGGTGCATCCGGACAACCGGCGCGGGAACCACGAGGCGCGGCCCCTGGTGGCGGGGACTCCACGCAAGCCCGTGCAAGCCCAGCGCTGACGCACACCCTGGCGAGCTCCAACAGCCCCACCGCGCCCGCGGTGGACAAACAAAAAAGCCCAGCAATCCGAAAGGATTGCTGGGCTTCTTTTGGCGAGGAGTACGGGACTTGAACCCGTGGCCTCCGGCGTGACAGGCCGGCGTTCTAACCAACTGAACTAACTCCCCACAACGCCTCTCCCCGAGAGGAGAAGATGAAGACCCTGGAGCCTACCGTGAGGTGAAACTCCAGGGTCTTCGATGGTCGGGGCGACAGGATTTGAACCTGCGACCACTTGCACCCCAAGCAAGTGCGCTACCAGGCTGCGCTACGCCCCGTTGAGTCGTCTCGTCGCCGCCGGTTTCGGCGTCAGCGAGATGGGCTGCTTATGCCCGCCCCATCTCCCCAGGTCAAGAAAGAGATCGGGCACTTCCTCAAAAAATCTATTCGGCCTTGGCCTTCAGGCCGCCCGCGGAGGCCGCGAGCGGACCCACGTCCTCGAGCTCCTCGTCGAAGTCCTCGGGATCCAATCCCGCGGCCTCGGCGGCGTCGGCGGCGGCCTCCTCGGCGGCGTCCAGCTCGGAGTGGTTCTCCGGAATCTGCTCGCCGTTGAGGGCCGCCTTGAGCACCGCGCTCGGCCGGAAGGTCAGCACCCGGCGCGCGGAGATTTCGATCTCCTTGCCCGTCTGCGGATTGCGCCCCACGCGCGCCTTCTTCTGGCGCACCTGGAAATTGCCGAAGCCGGAGATCTTGATCTTGTCCCCGCGCTCCAGCGTCTCCTTGAAGGTGTCGAAGACGAGCTCCACGATCTCCGCCGACTCCTTCTTGGAGAAGCCGACCTTCTCGTAGACGCCCTCGATGATGTCCGCCTTGGTCATGCGCGTGCCTTCGCGTCCCTCTCCAGGGGGTGAACCCGGCGGACTGTGACAGCCTTCCCGGACAGCTGTCAACCCACCGGTTTCACTCAGGTTTTCCCGTTTCC includes:
- a CDS encoding DUF6209 family protein, translating into MISRHGLGKSATIYFTCTWSQRLEGELKPGGKLGLYYDPHRMPLAPDYLFGMPGQPITVHVRFSEKGPVQSKVLWSRSGILRHVEKDPTGHGAMLLQEFVVPADAEELRVWFDYRGSDGQVHYDSDYGRDYRFRFVTRDLRVHPVPPSEHGASRQLRLAVNPEATQVRVRYRVLEKGVPGQVREAPLTDTGARDPEGGHIWLLPHAVLPSAVPVVFDLAYQLGGRTYVDDNSGRHFRKD
- a CDS encoding phytanoyl-CoA dioxygenase family protein, which translates into the protein MNSSSQRRIEMHLQHGESLVARSAGGAWAECEPHHDLPHVYTVDTGTLAPGEPFRYVVRRADGTERAERFFAHSLERGGPMDVWEGIRAIDNAFYATEVREHLERRGFAVVRRVLSEDLLSTLRAVVQPLITDVWEANRAAHRDKINLEKVLLHVPHLLQALAEKVGPLLKSILGNEVFLEYEQVMVVRAGTAYATKCHRDVDGGKAGYSEASRRHKGSVHLWIPLVDIDATRACMYVDPFDAPGQSLDMTMRAGDALFLHNYVWHGSRANTSGVDRISWLLNFAPAPSHDESNPGADLNLQLLRGGVPTDLAPDVCNRLAQEKHRFLNLFDAFFTYDPSQLRMVHPDNRRGNHEARPLVAGTPRKPVQAQR